The Lacrimispora xylanolytica genome has a segment encoding these proteins:
- a CDS encoding aspartate kinase, protein MLVVKKFGGSSVADKERIFNVAKRCIEEYEKGNQVVVVLSAMGKTTDGLIAKALEINPNPPKRELDMLLATGEQVSVALMSMAFHELGVPAVSLNAAQVAMHTTSAYGTAKLKKIDTERIFHELDSRKIVVITGFQGVNKYDDLTTLGRGGSDTTAVALAAALHADACEIYTDVDGVYTADPRIVENARKLPEVSYDEMLEFASLGAKVLHNRSVEMAKRYGVQLVVRSSLTREEGTVVKEEAKMERMLVSGVAADKNVARISVIGVKNMPGIAFRIFNLLAKHNINVDIIIQSIGREERKDISFTVAKTDLKETMDLLRENMTTITAQDVTSEEGVAKISIIGAGMSSNPGVAAKMFEALSSANVNIKMIATSEIRITVLIDEADVERSMRTVHDAFDLAD, encoded by the coding sequence ATGTTAGTAGTCAAGAAGTTTGGCGGCAGCTCCGTCGCAGACAAGGAAAGAATTTTTAATGTAGCAAAGCGTTGTATTGAGGAGTATGAAAAAGGCAATCAGGTAGTGGTCGTATTATCTGCTATGGGTAAGACAACAGACGGACTCATTGCCAAGGCTCTTGAGATAAATCCAAATCCTCCAAAGAGAGAGCTGGATATGCTTCTAGCAACTGGAGAGCAGGTAAGCGTAGCCCTTATGTCCATGGCCTTTCATGAACTTGGCGTGCCTGCTGTTTCACTAAATGCAGCCCAGGTGGCCATGCATACCACCTCCGCTTATGGCACAGCCAAATTAAAGAAGATTGATACAGAAAGAATTTTCCATGAACTGGATTCCAGAAAGATCGTAGTCATCACCGGTTTTCAGGGTGTCAATAAATACGATGACTTAACAACCCTTGGCAGAGGCGGCTCCGATACGACAGCCGTTGCTTTGGCAGCAGCCCTTCATGCAGATGCCTGTGAAATATACACGGACGTGGATGGTGTATACACAGCAGACCCAAGAATCGTGGAAAACGCCAGAAAGCTTCCCGAAGTTTCCTATGACGAAATGCTGGAATTTGCCTCCCTGGGAGCAAAGGTTCTCCATAATCGTTCCGTGGAGATGGCAAAGAGGTATGGAGTACAGTTAGTTGTAAGATCAAGTCTCACAAGGGAAGAAGGTACGGTTGTCAAGGAGGAAGCAAAAATGGAAAGAATGCTGGTTAGCGGAGTTGCCGCAGATAAGAACGTTGCCCGTATATCGGTCATCGGAGTGAAAAATATGCCGGGAATTGCATTTCGGATTTTTAATCTCCTGGCAAAGCATAATATAAACGTTGACATAATCATTCAGTCCATCGGACGGGAAGAGAGAAAAGACATTTCCTTTACCGTAGCAAAGACAGACTTAAAAGAAACCATGGATCTCTTAAGAGAGAACATGACTACCATTACGGCTCAGGATGTGACCAGTGAGGAAGGCGTAGCGAAGATATCCATCATCGGTGCCGGAATGTCAAGCAATCCCGGAGTAGCAGCCAAGATGTTTGAAGCACTTTCGAGTGCCAATGTAAATATTAAGATGATTGCAACTTCTGAGATTCGGATAACCGTTCTGATTGATGAAGCAGACGTGGAGCGTTCCATGAGAACGGTTCATGATGCCTTTGATCTGGCAGATTAA
- a CDS encoding DUF2752 domain-containing protein produces the protein MNWLKQILKFGPPCLFQSLTGLYCPGCGGTRAVLSLLSGDLRMSFQYHPLVLYTVFVILLEVILRKISQKNSRPMDHKKRVRFFILTGAAIVVVNWIFKNYMLVFQGVDLLPIF, from the coding sequence ATGAATTGGTTGAAACAAATATTAAAATTTGGACCTCCCTGCCTGTTCCAATCCCTCACCGGACTTTACTGTCCGGGCTGCGGTGGAACAAGGGCGGTCCTGTCCTTATTAAGCGGGGACCTGCGGATGAGCTTTCAATATCACCCGCTGGTCCTTTATACCGTTTTTGTGATTCTTTTAGAGGTCATTCTTCGAAAAATCTCCCAAAAAAACAGCCGCCCCATGGATCATAAGAAACGAGTTCGATTCTTTATTCTCACAGGGGCCGCCATCGTGGTGGTAAACTGGATTTTTAAAAATTATATGCTGGTCTTTCAGGGCGTGGATTTACTTCCCATCTTTTAA
- a CDS encoding sodium:solute symporter yields MDDNNKNYGKVPQLPPSGSFMSYWSVFLGGLGLVSGCLPLFSIWNLPAGLFFGLGGIACAVLSRHGKPFTQQAQLGLILSVISLVCGLLMSIFIIFVYDTMDTNTALGRYFRETIETTTQVLIPSRGAGQ; encoded by the coding sequence ATGGATGATAACAACAAAAATTACGGGAAAGTGCCCCAGCTTCCTCCTTCCGGATCCTTTATGAGCTATTGGTCTGTGTTCCTGGGAGGTCTTGGACTGGTAAGCGGCTGCCTTCCTTTATTCAGCATCTGGAATCTTCCGGCCGGACTGTTTTTCGGGCTGGGCGGTATCGCATGCGCAGTACTTTCCAGACATGGAAAACCATTTACCCAACAGGCTCAGCTTGGTCTGATTCTTTCTGTTATTTCTCTTGTCTGCGGTCTGCTGATGTCTATATTCATTATCTTTGTTTACGATACCATGGATACCAACACGGCTCTTGGCCGTTATTTCAGGGAAACCATTGAAACCACTACCCAGGTGCTTATCCCAAGTCGTGGTGCCGGGCAATGA
- a CDS encoding Tex family protein: MDIIKALHEELAISRSQAEAAVKLIDEGNTIPFIARYRKEATGSLNDEVLRDLDERLRYLRNLEERKEQVISSIRDQEKLTKELEQKITEAKTLVAVEDLYRPYKPKRRTRATIAKEKGLEPLADILMLQMTKTPLEQEAQAYISEEKGVLSWEEAVNGAKDILAERISDNAEYRTYIRNATLSQGSLQSAAKDEEAPSVYEMYYNYEEPIKKSAGHRILAINRGEKEKLLTVKAAAPVDQILRYLEKQVIIRDNPYTTPVLKEVVSDSYDRLIAPAIEREVRSELTEKAEDGAIKVFGKNLEQLLMQPPIVGRVVLGWDPAFRTGCKLAVVDETGKVLDTVVIYPTAPQNKVEEAKAVVKKLIKKYNISLISVGNGTASRESEAIIVELLKEIPEQVQYIIVNEAGASVYSASKLATEEFPNFDVGQRSAASIARRLQDPLAELVKIDPKSIGVGQYQHDMNQKNLSEALQGVVEDCVNKVGVDLNTASASLLEYISGISKPIAKNIVAYREENGAFLSRSQLLKVAKLGPKAYEQCAGFMRIQGGKNPLDGTSVHPESYEAARKLLSKLGYDQKQLTNGGLSGLSKKILDYKAMAEELQIGEITLRDIVKELEKPARDPRDEMPKPILRTDVMEMKDLKPGMVLKGTVRNVIDFGAFVDIGVHQDGLVHISQMSDKFIKHPLEAVSVGDIVEVKVISVETEKKRIALTMKL; encoded by the coding sequence ATGGATATAATCAAAGCGTTACATGAAGAACTGGCTATTTCCAGGAGTCAGGCAGAAGCAGCGGTAAAGCTCATCGATGAGGGAAATACCATACCCTTTATTGCCAGATACCGAAAAGAAGCAACCGGATCCTTAAACGATGAGGTGCTGAGAGATTTAGACGAACGCCTCCGTTATTTAAGAAACTTAGAAGAACGTAAGGAACAGGTCATCTCATCCATCCGGGATCAGGAAAAACTGACTAAAGAGCTGGAACAGAAGATTACAGAGGCAAAGACTCTGGTAGCTGTGGAAGATCTATACCGTCCATATAAACCAAAAAGAAGAACCAGGGCAACCATTGCTAAGGAAAAGGGCTTAGAGCCTCTGGCCGATATCCTCATGCTTCAGATGACAAAGACCCCTTTGGAACAAGAGGCACAAGCTTACATATCAGAGGAAAAGGGAGTGCTTTCCTGGGAAGAAGCCGTAAACGGAGCAAAAGACATTTTGGCGGAGCGGATTTCTGACAATGCAGAATACCGTACCTATATCAGAAATGCCACCTTAAGCCAGGGAAGCCTGCAGTCAGCCGCAAAAGATGAAGAGGCACCTTCTGTTTATGAGATGTATTATAACTATGAAGAGCCAATTAAAAAATCAGCCGGCCACAGAATCCTTGCCATTAACCGGGGAGAAAAAGAAAAGCTTCTTACTGTAAAAGCAGCCGCTCCAGTAGATCAGATTCTCAGATACTTAGAAAAACAGGTCATCATAAGGGACAACCCCTATACCACTCCTGTTCTTAAAGAAGTGGTGAGTGACAGCTACGACCGTCTCATAGCTCCTGCCATTGAGCGTGAGGTGAGAAGTGAACTGACGGAAAAAGCAGAAGATGGAGCCATCAAGGTATTCGGAAAAAATTTAGAACAGCTTCTCATGCAGCCTCCCATTGTAGGCCGGGTAGTCCTTGGCTGGGACCCTGCATTCCGGACTGGCTGCAAGCTTGCAGTGGTTGATGAGACCGGTAAAGTCTTAGATACCGTAGTCATCTATCCCACGGCTCCTCAGAATAAAGTAGAGGAAGCCAAAGCAGTCGTTAAAAAGCTGATCAAGAAATATAACATCTCCCTGATTTCCGTAGGCAATGGAACTGCTTCCCGGGAATCAGAAGCTATCATCGTAGAACTTTTAAAAGAGATACCGGAACAGGTCCAGTATATCATTGTGAATGAAGCAGGCGCTTCTGTGTATTCAGCCAGCAAGCTTGCCACAGAGGAATTTCCAAACTTTGATGTGGGACAAAGAAGTGCAGCTTCCATTGCCAGAAGACTACAGGACCCCCTTGCCGAGCTGGTAAAAATCGATCCAAAGTCCATTGGAGTAGGCCAGTACCAGCATGATATGAACCAGAAGAATTTAAGCGAAGCCCTTCAGGGCGTGGTGGAAGACTGTGTAAATAAGGTGGGCGTTGATTTAAATACCGCCTCAGCCTCTCTATTAGAATACATCTCAGGTATCTCAAAACCCATTGCAAAGAACATCGTGGCATACCGGGAGGAGAACGGAGCATTCTTAAGCAGAAGCCAGCTTCTTAAAGTGGCAAAGCTTGGACCTAAGGCTTACGAGCAGTGTGCAGGCTTTATGAGAATTCAGGGAGGCAAAAATCCTCTCGATGGAACCAGTGTCCATCCGGAATCCTATGAAGCAGCCAGGAAGCTCCTGTCAAAGCTTGGCTATGACCAAAAGCAGCTTACAAACGGCGGACTGAGTGGACTGAGCAAAAAGATACTGGATTATAAGGCCATGGCAGAGGAACTTCAGATTGGTGAAATTACCTTAAGAGATATTGTAAAGGAGCTGGAGAAACCGGCCAGGGATCCAAGAGATGAGATGCCAAAGCCCATTTTACGGACGGATGTCATGGAAATGAAGGATTTAAAGCCTGGAATGGTCTTAAAAGGAACTGTGAGAAATGTCATTGATTTCGGAGCATTTGTAGACATCGGAGTCCATCAGGACGGCCTTGTCCATATTTCCCAGATGTCTGACAAGTTCATTAAGCATCCCTTAGAGGCCGTCAGCGTAGGAGATATTGTTGAAGTTAAGGTAATCAGCGTGGAAACAGAGAAGAAGCGTATCGCTCTTACCATGAAATTATAA
- the tsaE gene encoding tRNA (adenosine(37)-N6)-threonylcarbamoyltransferase complex ATPase subunit type 1 TsaE translates to MVIESWKPEDTFLLGKKLGEQAAASSVYCLNGDLGVGKTVFTQGFASGLGIKEAVNSPTFTIVQQYDDGRLPFYHFDVYRIGDVSEMDEIGYEDCFYGDGVSLIEWSELIEEILPETIISITIEKDLEKGFDYRKITVEGM, encoded by the coding sequence ATGGTAATAGAAAGCTGGAAGCCGGAAGATACATTTTTACTTGGAAAGAAGCTTGGGGAGCAGGCAGCTGCCTCCTCCGTATACTGCTTAAATGGAGACCTTGGGGTGGGAAAGACTGTTTTTACTCAGGGCTTTGCCTCCGGTCTTGGAATCAAAGAAGCGGTAAACAGCCCCACCTTTACAATTGTTCAGCAATACGATGACGGACGCCTTCCATTTTATCACTTTGATGTGTACCGGATTGGAGACGTAAGTGAGATGGATGAGATCGGTTATGAAGACTGCTTTTACGGAGACGGCGTGAGCCTGATTGAATGGTCTGAGCTGATCGAGGAGATTCTCCCTGAAACAATCATATCCATTACCATAGAAAAGGATCTGGAAAAAGGATTTGATTATCGAAAAATAACCGTGGAGGGAATGTAA
- the tsaB gene encoding tRNA (adenosine(37)-N6)-threonylcarbamoyltransferase complex dimerization subunit type 1 TsaB, translated as MNILGIESSSLVASVAIVTDQVVTAEYTVNFKKTHSQTLLPMLDEVVKMTGFDLETIDAIAVSAGPGSFTGLRIGSATGKGLGLALDKPMVSVPTIDAMAYNLYGCASIVCPIMDARRDQVYTGIYENKNGFSIRKESCAMDIRDLIQELNELGEAVIFLGDGVPVYKKQIEEAMTVPFSFAPAHVSRQRGASVAALGSLYFEEGNIVTAAEHAPDYLRKPQAEREREEQEAKGNVLNS; from the coding sequence ATGAACATACTTGGAATCGAAAGCTCGTCCCTGGTCGCTTCTGTGGCCATTGTAACCGACCAGGTGGTAACTGCGGAATATACTGTTAACTTTAAAAAGACCCATTCCCAGACCCTTCTGCCCATGCTCGATGAAGTGGTAAAGATGACAGGCTTTGATTTAGAAACCATTGATGCCATAGCTGTATCTGCAGGCCCTGGCTCCTTTACCGGACTCAGGATCGGCTCCGCAACGGGAAAAGGTTTAGGCCTTGCCCTTGATAAGCCAATGGTCTCAGTCCCGACTATAGATGCCATGGCCTACAATCTATACGGCTGTGCCTCCATCGTCTGTCCCATCATGGATGCCAGAAGAGACCAGGTGTATACCGGAATCTACGAGAACAAAAACGGATTTTCCATTCGAAAAGAATCCTGCGCCATGGATATCCGCGATCTGATCCAGGAACTAAATGAATTGGGAGAAGCCGTCATATTCCTGGGAGACGGAGTACCTGTATACAAAAAACAGATTGAAGAGGCCATGACAGTTCCATTCTCCTTTGCCCCAGCTCACGTAAGCAGACAGAGAGGCGCTTCCGTAGCTGCCCTTGGAAGCCTTTATTTCGAAGAAGGCAACATCGTTACTGCAGCGGAACATGCCCCTGATTATTTGAGAAAGCCTCAGGCAGAGCGGGAACGAGAGGAGCAGGAGGCAAAGGGAAATGTTCTTAATTCGTAA
- the rimI gene encoding ribosomal protein S18-alanine N-acetyltransferase, with product MFLIRKMTEEDVQSVSEIESVCFSDPWSFDTIKEGQKNRFDTWLVLLEGDTVIGFLILRIIAFEGELLRIALRPEYRGRGLAKKLMDQLVEYSIHNSVKSLFLEVRNSNETARNLYSSYGFIETGIRKNYYKNPQEDAVVMCRDLT from the coding sequence ATGTTCTTAATTCGTAAAATGACAGAGGAAGATGTCCAGTCTGTTTCTGAAATAGAAAGCGTCTGTTTTTCTGATCCATGGTCTTTCGATACCATAAAAGAAGGGCAGAAAAACCGGTTCGATACCTGGCTGGTTCTTTTAGAAGGAGATACGGTAATCGGATTTCTAATCCTCCGTATTATCGCCTTTGAAGGGGAGCTTCTTCGAATTGCCCTGCGCCCGGAATACAGGGGGAGGGGCCTTGCTAAGAAACTTATGGACCAGTTGGTGGAATATTCCATTCATAATTCCGTAAAGTCTTTGTTTCTGGAAGTAAGAAATAGCAACGAAACAGCAAGAAACCTATATAGTTCCTATGGTTTTATTGAGACCGGAATTCGTAAAAATTATTACAAGAATCCACAGGAAGATGCAGTGGTCATGTGCCGCGATTTGACATGA
- a CDS encoding ribonuclease Z, giving the protein MLDICLLGTGGMMPLPYRWLTAMMARCDGSNLLIDCGEGTQIALKEKGWSPKPIDIICFTHYHADHISGLPGLLLTMGNAERTEPLTLIGPKGLERVVGALRIIAPELPFELKFIELSENREQITIAPYVIDAYRVNHNVICYGYSISIPRTGRFDVDRAREAEIPQKFWSRLQKGETIDDGERVLTPDMVLGPDRRGLKVTYCTDTRPVPVIAEYAKEADLFICEGMYGEDGKETKAREYKHMTFYEAAKLAKEAQPKEMWLTHYSPSLTRPEEYMDKVREIFPRAKAAKDAWTAELEFDEE; this is encoded by the coding sequence ATGTTGGATATATGTTTGCTGGGGACCGGAGGCATGATGCCTCTGCCATATCGTTGGCTGACAGCCATGATGGCAAGGTGTGATGGCAGCAATCTTTTGATTGACTGCGGAGAAGGAACCCAGATTGCACTGAAGGAAAAAGGCTGGAGCCCCAAGCCCATAGATATTATCTGCTTTACCCATTACCACGCCGATCATATCAGCGGACTTCCGGGACTTCTTTTAACCATGGGAAATGCCGAACGGACGGAACCCCTTACCCTCATTGGGCCAAAAGGCCTGGAGCGGGTCGTGGGAGCACTGCGCATCATAGCGCCGGAACTTCCGTTTGAACTGAAATTCATAGAACTGTCAGAAAACCGGGAGCAGATAACCATCGCTCCTTATGTAATAGATGCTTACCGGGTGAATCACAATGTGATTTGCTACGGATATTCTATTTCCATTCCCAGGACAGGCCGCTTTGATGTGGACCGTGCCAGGGAAGCCGAAATTCCTCAGAAATTCTGGAGCCGTCTTCAAAAGGGGGAAACAATTGATGACGGAGAGAGAGTTCTCACACCTGATATGGTTTTAGGACCGGACAGGCGTGGACTTAAAGTGACCTACTGTACGGATACAAGGCCGGTTCCTGTCATTGCGGAGTACGCAAAGGAGGCGGATCTTTTTATCTGCGAAGGCATGTACGGAGAGGATGGAAAAGAAACAAAGGCCAGAGAATATAAGCATATGACATTTTATGAAGCAGCGAAACTGGCAAAAGAAGCCCAGCCTAAAGAGATGTGGCTGACTCATTACAGTCCCTCCCTAACAAGACCAGAGGAATATATGGACAAAGTCCGGGAAATCTTTCCAAGAGCCAAAGCGGCAAAAGATGCCTGGACCGCAGAGCTGGAATTTGACGAGGAATGA
- the tsaD gene encoding tRNA (adenosine(37)-N6)-threonylcarbamoyltransferase complex transferase subunit TsaD translates to MKKNHIEEDVYILAIESSCDETAAAVVKNGREVLSNVISSQIALHTLYGGVVPEIASRKHIEKINQVIEAALFEAGKSLKDMDAIGVTYGPGLVGALLVGVAEAKALAYGAKKPLVGVHHIEGHISANFIEHPDLEPPFLCLIVSGGHTHLVIVKDYGEFEILGRTRDDAAGEAFDKVARAVGLGYPGGPKIDKAAKEGNPHAIKFPRAKVEGNIYDFSFSGLKSAVLNHINHANMMGETIHVPDLAASFQNAVVDVLVSHTMEAAKEYGFTKIAIAGGVASNTALREGMKKACDKAGYSFYYPSPVYCTDNAAMIGTAAYYEYINGARAGWDLNAVPNLKLGER, encoded by the coding sequence ATGAAGAAAAATCATATAGAGGAAGATGTATATATACTGGCGATTGAAAGCTCCTGTGACGAGACGGCAGCAGCCGTAGTAAAGAATGGCAGAGAGGTTCTTTCCAATGTGATTTCCTCCCAGATCGCCCTGCATACATTATACGGCGGAGTCGTGCCGGAAATTGCCTCCAGAAAGCATATAGAAAAAATCAATCAGGTCATTGAAGCAGCCCTTTTTGAAGCAGGGAAATCTCTTAAGGATATGGATGCCATTGGGGTCACCTATGGTCCTGGTCTTGTTGGAGCCCTCTTAGTTGGAGTTGCCGAAGCAAAAGCCCTTGCCTACGGAGCGAAAAAGCCCCTGGTAGGGGTCCATCATATTGAAGGGCATATATCAGCCAATTTTATAGAACATCCCGATTTGGAACCTCCATTTCTCTGTCTCATTGTATCCGGAGGTCATACCCATCTTGTGATTGTAAAAGATTACGGTGAATTTGAGATTCTGGGACGTACCAGAGACGATGCGGCAGGTGAAGCCTTTGATAAGGTGGCAAGAGCCGTAGGACTTGGCTATCCCGGAGGTCCAAAGATTGACAAGGCCGCAAAGGAAGGAAATCCACATGCCATAAAATTCCCAAGAGCAAAGGTTGAGGGAAATATTTATGATTTCAGCTTCAGCGGATTAAAGTCAGCCGTATTAAACCATATCAACCATGCCAATATGATGGGAGAAACCATTCACGTTCCTGACCTGGCAGCTTCCTTTCAAAATGCCGTAGTCGATGTGCTGGTAAGCCATACCATGGAAGCAGCCAAAGAATACGGTTTCACTAAGATTGCCATAGCAGGTGGAGTAGCATCGAACACTGCACTGCGGGAAGGAATGAAAAAAGCCTGTGACAAAGCCGGCTATTCCTTTTATTATCCGTCCCCTGTCTACTGTACGGACAATGCAGCCATGATCGGTACCGCAGCCTACTATGAATACATCAATGGAGCAAGGGCCGGCTGGGATCTTAATGCAGTGCCCAATCTAAAGCTTGGTGAGAGGTAA
- the ispD gene encoding 2-C-methyl-D-erythritol 4-phosphate cytidylyltransferase, whose protein sequence is MGKTAAVILAAGKGTRMGGHVHKQYLELQGKPLLYYAINAFESSSIDDIILVTGPGETEYCQKEIVERYGFTKVRSITEGGKERYHSVYEGLKSVPDCEYVLVHDGARPCITLEVIERALEGARAYHACTVGMPVKDTIKVADDNGYAKRTPDRSSLWLIQTPQAFKYELVLKAYEKLLSSESYQTGITDDAMVVETMTREKVKLIRGDYANIKVTTPEDMEVAGVLLNRIYGRK, encoded by the coding sequence ATGGGAAAAACAGCCGCTGTCATACTGGCAGCAGGAAAAGGGACTCGTATGGGCGGTCACGTTCATAAACAGTATTTAGAACTACAGGGAAAGCCCCTGCTTTACTATGCCATAAACGCCTTTGAGTCAAGTTCCATCGATGATATTATCCTGGTAACTGGTCCGGGCGAGACAGAATACTGTCAAAAGGAAATCGTAGAACGGTACGGCTTTACTAAAGTAAGAAGTATTACAGAAGGCGGAAAAGAGCGGTACCACTCCGTCTATGAAGGCCTAAAATCAGTACCTGACTGTGAATATGTTCTGGTCCATGACGGTGCAAGACCGTGTATCACTCTGGAAGTGATAGAGCGCGCGCTGGAAGGTGCCAGAGCTTACCACGCCTGCACCGTAGGAATGCCGGTAAAGGATACCATAAAGGTCGCTGACGACAATGGGTATGCGAAAAGAACGCCAGACCGAAGCAGCCTGTGGCTGATTCAGACTCCTCAGGCTTTTAAGTATGAGCTGGTATTAAAGGCATATGAAAAACTTCTTTCATCGGAATCTTATCAAACAGGAATTACAGATGATGCCATGGTTGTTGAGACCATGACCCGGGAAAAGGTGAAATTAATACGTGGCGATTACGCCAATATAAAGGTAACAACACCGGAGGACATGGAAGTAGCCGGAGTGCTGTTAAACAGAATCTATGGGAGAAAATAA
- a CDS encoding helix-turn-helix domain-containing protein, whose product MYIDFNFSKRLSELRGQKGVSARDMSLSLGQNPTYIHKIENGIALPSMMGFFYICEYLDIEPADFFSRNVTSPLKLKELMDDAQHLNREQLDHLHLIVKDLLKSGGKK is encoded by the coding sequence ATGTATATCGATTTCAATTTTTCCAAACGCCTCTCAGAGCTGAGAGGTCAAAAGGGTGTGTCTGCACGCGATATGAGTCTTTCCCTGGGACAAAACCCCACATACATTCATAAAATAGAAAACGGGATCGCTCTTCCATCCATGATGGGCTTTTTCTATATTTGCGAGTATCTGGATATTGAACCTGCCGATTTTTTTTCCCGAAATGTCACCAGTCCCTTGAAATTAAAGGAACTGATGGACGATGCCCAGCATTTAAACAGAGAGCAGCTTGACCATCTTCACCTGATCGTGAAGGATCTTTTAAAATCAGGGGGAAAAAAATAA
- a CDS encoding RraA family protein translates to MINGCAELIDKSYLERAERLGVALLCDGVKKSGLEISNCGCMDAGIMPVDRGMTMVGTALTVETSEGDNFPIHLASYSTSSEGYVMVIDGKGYLGKAYCGDLIMAACQAVGFQGMVVDGYTRDRDGNIELGFPVYSRGFMPNGPIKKEEGNVNTEIICGGIKVCPGDLVAGDSDGVCVIPREHIELVLSMAEEKLAYESKRRRTIEAYGEAKKNGTELPQLAPQWVLDMMKDRMG, encoded by the coding sequence GTGATAAATGGCTGTGCAGAATTAATTGATAAAAGTTATTTGGAGAGAGCAGAGAGGCTTGGTGTTGCTCTTTTATGTGATGGTGTGAAGAAAAGCGGTTTGGAAATCTCCAACTGTGGATGTATGGATGCAGGGATCATGCCGGTAGACCGGGGAATGACTATGGTCGGTACTGCTTTGACTGTGGAGACGAGTGAAGGGGATAATTTTCCTATTCATCTGGCAAGCTACAGTACATCTTCGGAAGGATATGTTATGGTGATAGATGGGAAGGGCTATCTGGGTAAGGCATATTGTGGTGATCTCATTATGGCGGCATGCCAGGCGGTGGGATTTCAGGGAATGGTCGTTGATGGATATACGAGAGACAGAGATGGAAACATTGAACTGGGATTTCCCGTATATAGCAGAGGCTTTATGCCAAATGGACCGATAAAAAAGGAAGAAGGAAATGTTAATACAGAAATTATTTGTGGAGGAATCAAGGTTTGTCCTGGTGATCTGGTAGCAGGTGATTCTGATGGAGTGTGTGTGATTCCGAGAGAACACATTGAGTTGGTCTTAAGTATGGCAGAGGAAAAGCTGGCATATGAGTCGAAGAGAAGACGCACCATTGAAGCTTATGGGGAAGCCAAGAAAAATGGTACGGAATTGCCACAGCTGGCACCCCAATGGGTACTTGATATGATGAAGGATCGAATGGGATGA
- a CDS encoding serine hydrolase: protein MLTQAEMVKRLEQFPGKVSFYFENLVTGETMRYHEQAPMMAASVIKLFVMASVFEGLERELFQPDQMFEIKRAHCVPSCGALTYLHDGIQVTLMDLVTLMIIFSDNTATNVLVDFIGMESINGTISRLGFEKTVLQRKMFDLEKSRQGIQNYITAGETGQLLNMIYHGNLVSRCASERMVSIMKNQQLSGKIPFYLKAIPDRPEIAHKTGEDTGISHDVGIIYGKVPFIVCYCGNETDTPCFERFMAEISLELYQELNL from the coding sequence ATGTTAACTCAGGCAGAGATGGTAAAAAGATTGGAGCAGTTTCCAGGAAAAGTTAGCTTTTATTTTGAAAATCTGGTGACAGGAGAAACCATGAGGTATCACGAACAGGCACCGATGATGGCGGCCAGTGTCATTAAATTGTTTGTCATGGCTTCTGTGTTTGAAGGTTTGGAGAGAGAGCTGTTTCAGCCGGATCAGATGTTTGAAATCAAAAGAGCACATTGTGTGCCCTCCTGTGGTGCGCTGACTTATCTTCATGATGGAATTCAGGTGACACTTATGGATTTAGTGACACTGATGATTATTTTCAGTGATAATACGGCTACTAATGTTTTAGTTGATTTTATTGGGATGGAGTCTATTAATGGGACCATTTCCAGATTAGGATTTGAAAAGACGGTACTGCAGAGGAAGATGTTTGATCTGGAAAAATCAAGACAGGGGATTCAAAACTATATTACAGCGGGAGAGACAGGCCAGCTATTGAACATGATATATCATGGAAACCTGGTCAGCAGGTGTGCCAGTGAACGTATGGTGTCAATCATGAAGAATCAGCAGCTTTCTGGGAAAATACCATTTTATTTAAAAGCAATTCCTGACAGGCCGGAGATTGCCCACAAGACCGGAGAGGATACTGGCATCAGCCATGACGTGGGAATTATTTATGGGAAGGTTCCTTTTATTGTTTGCTATTGTGGGAATGAGACGGATACGCCTTGTTTCGAGAGATTTATGGCGGAAATTTCATTGGAGCTTTATCAGGAGCTTAACCTGTAA